From Aspergillus chevalieri M1 DNA, chromosome 4, nearly complete sequence, a single genomic window includes:
- a CDS encoding uncharacterized protein (COG:K;~EggNog:ENOG410Q1WU), whose protein sequence is MDQGDSRMHELEEVPTPSVLDMHLWYHSNIMTIFGFMQNPLTFGKSSPAHELHKLIDIRRTRWPMEYIPLPSSQFSIVALFTLLEDLNNPSSASTFADTAISLFSIAKRLQLAKSMFRLVQGTGLQKELGLAPEIHSIFRDFNEVLWAKEDKEKFSSLYSNFAITVNKETVGEVDLDDFLEQWDSLALERVILLIGNDCMGSMFGT, encoded by the exons ATGGACCAAGGAGATTCCCGAATGCATGAGCTTGAGGAAGTACCAACCCCTTCAGTCCTGGATATGCA TTTATGGTATCACTCCAACATCATGACCATCTTCGGCTTCATGCAAAACCCCTTGACATTCGGCAAATCCTCCCCCGCCCACGAACTTCACAAACTCATCGACATCCGACGCACAAGATGGCCCATGGAATACATACCCTTACCCAGCTCACAATTCTCCATCGTCGCCCTCTTCACCCTTCTCGAAGACCTCAACAACCCATCCTCTGCCTCCACCTTCGCAGACACCGCcatctccctcttctccatAGCCAAGCGGTTGCAGTTAGCCAAGAGCATGTTCAGACTCGTACAAGGCACCGGACTCCAAAAGGAATTGGGACTCGCGCCGGAGATTCACTCCATATTTAGAGACTTCAACGAGGTCCTCTGGGCGaaggaagacaaggagaagtTTAGCAGTTTGTACTCGAACTTTGCGATCACGGTGAACAAGGAGACTGTGGGAGAGGTAGACCTGGATGACTTCTTGGAGCAGTGGGATTCATTGGCTTTGGAGAGGGTGATACTCCTGATTGGGAATGACTGTATGGGAAGCATGTTTGGGACTTGA